The window TTCATTGTGTTTGGTTTAGTGAATAAATATAGTAGAATTCGTTGTCCTAAGACGGCAATTTCTATCAGCGGTTTAATCAAATTACCAGTAGTTTTAATGTGGATGAAACAGCCGAAATCATACCTGATACGATGGGTGAAATATCTATTACCCACGGCATGGGTGAATCAAGTCCGTAACCAGTATCTGTATTGGCGATATGCGGGTAAGAATCGTCGATTTGTAGTAGCGCATCCTGAGCCAAGTTTGCCCCCACTTGCTTTTTTAGCAGAGACATTCAAGCCCGATTATTCGGCTTATGTAGAACAGGGCAATGCTACTGTTGCAGCATTGATGCCGCTCATCAAGCCATATTTGTCAGCCAATGCTAAGAATGGGTTGGATTGGGGTTGTGGAACTGGAAGGCTGACTACGCATTTCCAAAAGTTATTAGCATCCTTAGATTGGTATGCTTGTGATGTACGTGCCGATATGATTCAATGGAATCAACAGCATTTAGCTCAGATCAGTTTTGCGGTTACGCAACAAGAACCGTCACTGCCTTTCAATC is drawn from Chitinophagales bacterium and contains these coding sequences:
- a CDS encoding class I SAM-dependent methyltransferase translates to MWMKQPKSYLIRWVKYLLPTAWVNQVRNQYLYWRYAGKNRRFVVAHPEPSLPPLAFLAETFKPDYSAYVEQGNATVAALMPLIKPYLSANAKNGLDWGCGTGRLTTHFQKLLASLDWYACDVRADMIQWNQQHLAQISFAVTQQEPSLPFNHVKFDLIIGFSVFTHIPAALQDQWLKVLADSLSDEGVLLFTTHGKAYQHHLTRQQLTVLEKNGIWDNSTGIAGSRNRAIYHDATVFQKTLALHLDVLRHYDGANYPNLIGGQDIWICKKKSRNCGTE